Below is a window of Microbacterium croceum DNA.
CCGGGTGGCCGGTCGCCGCGGTGGCGGTCACCTGGGGCGGCGAAGGACTCCAGGAACGGGCGCTGGCGGATGCCGTGATCGAGACCGCCGGAGTGCTGGAGTCGCGGGTGAAGCGGTGAGGGCGGATGTCGCAGGCTTGCGACAACGCCGCGACACCGTCGCCACAACGGCTGGATACGCTCGATTCATGACCACCGCCGCACGTACCGACTCGTCTGCCGCTCGCCGTCGCCGCCAGGGCGTCGCGATCGGGATCCTGTCCGCCCTCGTCGTCACCGGTTGCGCCGCGACGCCGACCGCCGCGCCGAAGCCGAGCACCGCTCCGACGCTCCCCGCTGCGCCCGCGTCCACGGTCGAAACGGTGCCCGGTTACGACGTCGGACAGTTCCCTCCGGTTCCGCTGTTCGTGCTGCCCGACCTGTCGCTGCTCGACTCCTCGGCCTCCGCGTTCGCGATCGAGGTCAACGACGCGCTCGACGACATCCCCGGCGTCACGGCGACCCCGGCGCACTGCGATGCGAACGGCACCGTGATCTCCGGCAACGGCACCGCGCTGCTGTACGGCGACGGCTCCGGAGCCTTCACCGGGCCAGACGGGACCGTGCAGAACTTCGGCGACGGGTCGGGTATCTCCACGATCAACGGCGTCACGATCCAGAACTTCGGCGACGGATCGGGCAACTACACCGACGGCGAGGTCACGATCCAGAACTTCGGGGACGGGTCGGGTAACTACACCGACGGCACCAAGACCGTGCAGATCTTCGGCGACGGATCGGGAAACTACACCGACGGCGAGGTCACGATCCAGAACTTCGGCGACGGATCGGGCAACTACGACGCGGGAGCGGTGACCATCCAGAACTTCGGAGACGGCTCGGGCACCTACACCAGCGGCGACATCACCATCCAGAACTTCGGCGACGGCACCGCACAGGTGAACGGCGAACGGGTGGCGGCCGAGCCGCTGCCGGTCGTGCCCACGCTCGGGGTGTTCCCGCCGCTCGGCGCCCTCGCCCCACTCGAGTCCTGCGGCACCACCCTCACATTCGAGGACGGCGTGCTGTTCGACTTCGACAAGAGCGACATCCGCGACGACGCCGCCACGACGTTGGATGCCGTCGCCGACGTGCTCACGGAGCTCGATGTCGCCCAGGCATCGGTCTCCGGTCACACGGACGCCATCGGATCAGACGCCGAGAACCAGGCGCTGTCGGAGCGCCGTGCGGATGCCGTGGTCGACGGCCTCATGGACCGCGGAGTACGCACCGCCCTGACCGCCGAGGGCTTCGGCGAGTCCCGCCCCGTGGCCGCCAACGAGATCGACGGCGTCGACAACCCCGCAGGGCGTCAGCTCAACCGTCGTGTCGAGATCTTCATCCCGGCGACGCTCTGACGCGAGAGGATGGATGACATGCGCGCTGCACGCCGGCACATCGCCGCGATGACTCCCCTCGCGGTCGCGGTGATGCTGCTCACCGGATGCACGGTGAGCATCGTCGATCCTGCCGCGGGGAATGACCGTTCGCCACGGGCTCAGGATGGCGATCCCGCTCCGCAGAGCGACGCCACACCCCGCCCGTCCGCGCGTGAGCAGCAGGGGGACGACGACGCGGCGTCATCGGGACTCTCTGCACCGAACGCGGCCGAGCGAGAGCGGCTCACCGCCGCCGCCACGATCACGATGACCTGCCCCGACGGACCGCTCGATCAGGATGGTTCGATCATCCGTGTCGAGGGCGCGTGCGCGGACCTCGTGATCGACATCGATGCCGGCGCCGTGATCGCCGACGACGTCGACCGGCTGCAGCTGCGCGGCTCGGGCACGGTCGTCTTCGCCGGGACCATCGGCACGGTGACCATCTCCGGGAGCGCGAATCAGATCATCTGGTCGGGAGCGACGCCGGTGCTGAAGGACAGCGGAAGCGCGAACTCCCTCGGGCGCGGCTGATGATCGCCGAACGATCCGACCGCCCGCGCATTCTTCTGGTCGACGATGACGAGGCCATCACCGGCGCGCTGGCTGCGTTCCTCGGGCGGAGCGGGTTCGACGTGCGCATCGCCGAAGACGGGCGCGCCGGCCTCGCCGAAGTGGAACGGGACGTCCCCGACCTGGTCGTGTGCGACGTGGTCATGCCGCATGTGGATGGCCGCGA
It encodes the following:
- a CDS encoding OmpA family protein, translated to MTTAARTDSSAARRRRQGVAIGILSALVVTGCAATPTAAPKPSTAPTLPAAPASTVETVPGYDVGQFPPVPLFVLPDLSLLDSSASAFAIEVNDALDDIPGVTATPAHCDANGTVISGNGTALLYGDGSGAFTGPDGTVQNFGDGSGISTINGVTIQNFGDGSGNYTDGEVTIQNFGDGSGNYTDGTKTVQIFGDGSGNYTDGEVTIQNFGDGSGNYDAGAVTIQNFGDGSGTYTSGDITIQNFGDGTAQVNGERVAAEPLPVVPTLGVFPPLGALAPLESCGTTLTFEDGVLFDFDKSDIRDDAATTLDAVADVLTELDVAQASVSGHTDAIGSDAENQALSERRADAVVDGLMDRGVRTALTAEGFGESRPVAANEIDGVDNPAGRQLNRRVEIFIPATL
- a CDS encoding DUF3060 domain-containing protein gives rise to the protein MRAARRHIAAMTPLAVAVMLLTGCTVSIVDPAAGNDRSPRAQDGDPAPQSDATPRPSAREQQGDDDAASSGLSAPNAAERERLTAAATITMTCPDGPLDQDGSIIRVEGACADLVIDIDAGAVIADDVDRLQLRGSGTVVFAGTIGTVTISGSANQIIWSGATPVLKDSGSANSLGRG